The genome window TTAAAAAAATTGCCAAATATTATACATTTAAGGGAAAGCATTATTAATTTAAATTATCAACTTATTACTCAAGTAATTGAAGGTAGTAAGGATCTAATAATGCTAGTTCTCACCGATATAACTGAAAGGCAAAAAATAGAAGATCAAGTAGTATATTTAAGCTATCATGACAAACTAACCTCTTTATATAACAGAGTATATATGGAAAGTATTATCCCACAGCTCGAATCAGAAGAGGCGATGCCTTTAAGTTTAATCATGGCGGATATGAATGGATTAAAATTAACTAATGATGTTTTTGGTCATGAAAGTGGCGATAAGATTTTAGTAAACGCAGCCAAGGTACTATTAAGTTCCATTAGAAAAACTGATTATGTAGCTAGGTGGGGGGGAGATGAGTTTCTTATTATACTTCCTAACACTGATAAAGAAAAATGTGAACAAGTATGTGAGCAAATTAACCTAAAAGCTAAGCAGGTAGAAGCAGATCCAATCGAAATTAGCTTAGCTTTAGGGTCTGCCACTATTTGTAATCCGGATACTAAAATATTCGAGTTATTAAATATCGCCGAAAATAGAATGTATAGTAATAAAATCACAGAAAGTAAACATATCAGAAGAAAAATAATTTTAAATATGAAAAGCACCCTGTATACTAAATGTTTTGAAGATCCAGAACATTTTACAAGGATGCAAAAAATGGCTTTAAATTTTCTTTCATTTTTAAAGTTTAGATCTGACGTAATAGATGAACAAATCGTACTTGATTTTATCGAGCTACATGATATTGGTAAAATTGCTATTCCTAAAGAATTATTAGCTAAAAATGAAACCTTAAAAGAACAAGAATGGGAAATTATGAAAAACTATACTGAAGTAGGTTTCCGCATGGCAAAATCTATTGATGAAAACTTTCTAGCGGGTAATATTTTAGCCTTACGGGAAAGATGGGATGGCTTAGGTTATCCTTACGGTCTAGAAAAAAATGAAATACCATTTTTAGCAAGATTCTTATCAATAATCGAAGCTTATGATGTTATGACCCATTGGCGTCCTTATAAAAAGGCTATAAGTAAAGAAAAGGCTATGGAAGAACTAAAGATTAATAAAGGCAAACAATTTGATCCAGAATTAGTGGATTTATTCTTAAATAATATTGAAGATATTGTTTCTTAATAAGGGATAAAAGGATGATTGTGTGGATAAAATAACGACCATTGCACTACAAAGGTTAGTTATATTTAAAGATCTAAATATAGAAACCATTAACCTTTTAACAGAAAAGGCAAATTTAGTCGATATGGAAAAAGGGAAAACTATATTTATAGATAAAGACGAAGTAAAGCAAATATATATAGTAGTTACAGGCAAAGTATCTTTATATAAAATATCGGAATCAGGGCAAAAGAAAGTAATTTTCATTTTAGATCAAGGTAGCTTAATTAATGAAGTTATTTTAGATGATTTATCAGCCTCAATTAATTGTGAAGCCTTTGAAAAAGGTAAACTTTTAGTTTTTGCAAAGAATGATTTTTTAGATATAATGAAACAAGATTTTGAACTTACTAAAAATGTGCTCAATTCTTTTGCCATAAAAGTGCGCAGACTATATAGACAAATGAAAAATACGACTACCCTAAATATGGAGAAAAAACTTGCAGCTAAGCTTTGGAAATTATCGAAAGACTATGGGCAAGAGGTGGAAGAAGGGGTGGTTATTAATTTAAAGATTACGATTACCTATTTAGCAGATATGTTTGGATGTGCTAGAGAAACTACCTCAAGAGCCTTAAAGAAACTTGAAGATTCAGGATTAATAATAACTAAAGGCAGGAAAATAATTATCCCAGATAGAAGTGAATTAGCAAAGTATTTTAAGAGCTGTGATTAATATCACAGTTTTTTTTGTATACAAAACCTATAATGTAATCAAGCCAACAACAACAAGGAGGAATGAACATGGGATTCAAATTAAGCGTAAATACTTTTAATGAAGCGTTAAAAGAGATCACTAAAGATTATAAGATTTATGCACCTAAAACATTTGAAGGCATGGGAGCATTTTCTGATACGGATGTAATTAGATACGGAGAAATTACAGATATTAATGAAGTAGTATTTGAGCAAAAATCAAGTTTTTCCTTTAAAGAAGTTATTATGCCAATCACTCAAACTTTATTTTACTTTACAGAAGATAAATGGCAAGAGCCAAAAATTGATGCCAAAGATATTTTAGTATTATTAAGAAGTTGTGATTTACACGCTGTAAAAAGAATGGATGAAATTTATTTAAACAATGGTGCGATAGATCCGTATTATAAAGCTCTCCGTGATAAAACTAAGTTTATCTTAATGGGATGTGAGCATAGTTTTGATAATTGTTTTTGTGTAAGTATGGGAACTAATACAACTGATGAACACGATGCCTATATTAAAAAAGATGAAGATTATGTTTACTTTGATGCAAAAAATAGTGGATTAGTAAGTTACTTTACTCACAAAGAAAAAGAAGTAGTAGAACTAGAGCCTGAATTTGTAACGCAAAATGAAGTAAAAGTAAAAATTCCAGATAATTTAAATCAAGATATTATGAACTCTAAAATGTGGGAAGAGTATTCTGGAAGATGTATAGCATGTGGAAGATGTAATTTTGTCTGTCCAACCTGTACCTGTTTTTCAATGCAAGATATATTCTATAAAGATAATCCTAATGCTGGGGAAAGAAGAAGGGTTTGGGCTTCTTGTCAAGTAGATGGATATACTGATATAGCTGGCGGTATGCAGTTTAGAAAAACTAAAGGTGAAAGAATGAGATTTAAAGTACTTCATAAAGTATATGACTATAAAAAAAGATTTGGCTATCATATGTGTGTTGGTTGTGGTAGATGTGATGATATTTGTCCAGAATATATTTCTTTTTCGAATTGTATCAATAAATTAGAAAACGGAATGAAAGAGGTGGCTTCTAATGAAAGATAATGTATATATGCCTTTTCAATCAGAAATCCTTGAAATTAAACAACACACCGATATCGAATATACCTTTAAAATGTCCTATAAGGGAAATGTAAAACCAGGTCAATTCTTTGAAGTTTCTCTTCCTAAGTATGGCGAGGCTCCTATCTCAGTTTGTGGACTGGGTGATGATTATATTGAACTTACTATTAGGAGAGTAGGAACTGTTACTACCGAAATTTTTAATTATAAAGTTGGTCAAAAACTCTTTTTAAGAGGGCCTTATGGTAATGGTTTTGATATCGAAAAATATAAAGGTAAAGAAGTAGTTGTTGTAGCAGGAGGAACAGGATTATCACCAGTTAGAGGAATTGTCCAGTATTTTGCAGATCACATGGAGGAAGTAAAAAGCTTTACCTTGATTGCAGGGTTTAAAAGTAAAGATGACCTTTTATTTAAAGATGATTTAGCCA of Desulfonispora thiosulfatigenes DSM 11270 contains these proteins:
- a CDS encoding bifunctional diguanylate cyclase/phosphohydrolase — its product is MKDTDINNIFQKEMMIIENALLEIEENEDLGNISIDKFAKLAKDYHNLLKLSKKVFKISDSQGKELKIKTTDISNILNNSHQGFLTFTNNLKVNKEYSSECLRIFEKRIAGEDITQLLSNGNSQKEKEFKETFTKIFEESVCENRKALLKKLPNIIHLRESIINLNYQLITQVIEGSKDLIMLVLTDITERQKIEDQVVYLSYHDKLTSLYNRVYMESIIPQLESEEAMPLSLIMADMNGLKLTNDVFGHESGDKILVNAAKVLLSSIRKTDYVARWGGDEFLIILPNTDKEKCEQVCEQINLKAKQVEADPIEISLALGSATICNPDTKIFELLNIAENRMYSNKITESKHIRRKIILNMKSTLYTKCFEDPEHFTRMQKMALNFLSFLKFRSDVIDEQIVLDFIELHDIGKIAIPKELLAKNETLKEQEWEIMKNYTEVGFRMAKSIDENFLAGNILALRERWDGLGYPYGLEKNEIPFLARFLSIIEAYDVMTHWRPYKKAISKEKAMEELKINKGKQFDPELVDLFLNNIEDIVS
- a CDS encoding Crp/Fnr family transcriptional regulator, translated to MDKITTIALQRLVIFKDLNIETINLLTEKANLVDMEKGKTIFIDKDEVKQIYIVVTGKVSLYKISESGQKKVIFILDQGSLINEVILDDLSASINCEAFEKGKLLVFAKNDFLDIMKQDFELTKNVLNSFAIKVRRLYRQMKNTTTLNMEKKLAAKLWKLSKDYGQEVEEGVVINLKITITYLADMFGCARETTSRALKKLEDSGLIITKGRKIIIPDRSELAKYFKSCD
- the asrA gene encoding anaerobic sulfite reductase subunit AsrA, translating into MGFKLSVNTFNEALKEITKDYKIYAPKTFEGMGAFSDTDVIRYGEITDINEVVFEQKSSFSFKEVIMPITQTLFYFTEDKWQEPKIDAKDILVLLRSCDLHAVKRMDEIYLNNGAIDPYYKALRDKTKFILMGCEHSFDNCFCVSMGTNTTDEHDAYIKKDEDYVYFDAKNSGLVSYFTHKEKEVVELEPEFVTQNEVKVKIPDNLNQDIMNSKMWEEYSGRCIACGRCNFVCPTCTCFSMQDIFYKDNPNAGERRRVWASCQVDGYTDIAGGMQFRKTKGERMRFKVLHKVYDYKKRFGYHMCVGCGRCDDICPEYISFSNCINKLENGMKEVASNER
- the asrB gene encoding anaerobic sulfite reductase subunit AsrB gives rise to the protein MKDNVYMPFQSEILEIKQHTDIEYTFKMSYKGNVKPGQFFEVSLPKYGEAPISVCGLGDDYIELTIRRVGTVTTEIFNYKVGQKLFLRGPYGNGFDIEKYKGKEVVVVAGGTGLSPVRGIVQYFADHMEEVKSFTLIAGFKSKDDLLFKDDLAKWEKKINLIVTVDKADEDYQGNVGLVTKYIADLPIKDINNTEVIIVGPPVMMKFVVKEFSALGLAENKIWISFERKMCCGLGKCGHCKIDSTYVCLDGPVFNYTDGKFLQD